One Lysinibacillus fusiformis genomic window carries:
- a CDS encoding quinone oxidoreductase family protein, producing MKAMMINEFGPASVLTYVECPKPAISAGEVLIRTAYTSVNYADIKNRIGNKAKANFPMILGLDVAGVIEETFDSSSLFKKGDRVIAFPRNGSYAEYVVANEQLVFKIPNDVSFEKVAAVPTVSFLSYILTHQIVKISSEDIVLIHAASGGVGTMLVQMAKKLGAKKIIGTVSDMEKASIAYELGAHHVLTYDNFSAQINEYTDNRGVNIVFDSIAWNITEESFNCLAPYGTLVQFGNSSGKAGHIKTSDLHNSCRNVKGFSLGTTRAVKPEMLQDVAQDVFALLKDENFLVPIANVFTLEDMQKAHELMESRQHQGKILIKV from the coding sequence ATGAAGGCTATGATGATTAATGAATTTGGACCAGCGTCCGTTTTAACATATGTTGAGTGTCCAAAACCCGCAATTTCAGCAGGAGAAGTGTTAATTCGTACAGCATATACAAGTGTGAATTATGCCGATATCAAAAATCGAATAGGGAATAAGGCGAAGGCAAATTTCCCGATGATTCTTGGTCTAGATGTTGCGGGTGTGATAGAAGAAACTTTTGATAGTAGTAGTTTGTTTAAAAAGGGAGACCGGGTTATTGCATTTCCGAGAAACGGCTCGTATGCAGAATATGTAGTAGCAAATGAACAATTAGTCTTTAAAATCCCAAATGATGTCTCCTTTGAAAAGGTAGCGGCTGTACCTACTGTTTCTTTTTTATCCTATATTTTAACCCATCAAATCGTCAAAATAAGCTCGGAGGATATTGTTTTAATACATGCAGCATCTGGTGGGGTTGGAACAATGCTTGTGCAAATGGCAAAAAAGTTAGGTGCAAAAAAAATAATCGGTACAGTTAGCGATATGGAGAAAGCATCAATTGCTTATGAGCTCGGTGCTCATCATGTACTGACCTATGATAATTTCAGTGCTCAAATTAATGAGTACACGGATAATCGTGGTGTTAACATTGTGTTTGATTCGATAGCTTGGAATATTACAGAAGAGAGTTTTAACTGTTTAGCACCATATGGTACACTTGTACAATTTGGCAATAGTAGTGGCAAAGCGGGGCACATAAAAACTTCTGATTTACATAATAGCTGTCGCAATGTGAAAGGCTTTAGCCTAGGAACAACTCGTGCAGTAAAACCCGAAATGCTACAAGACGTTGCACAGGATGTTTTCGCTTTATTAAAAGATGAAAACTTCCTAGTACCTATTGCTAATGTATTCACATTAGAAGACATGCAGAAAGCACACGAGCTGATGGAGAGCCGTCAACATCAAGGGAAAATCTTAATTAAAGTATGA
- a CDS encoding EcsC family protein, which yields MENKEELEIQLQAIQAWEKDQKGLWFWEKLGRIPFKILDKMTPAFIQNKIAVLVDELGSYIQSGGKYLINEQSMLQKIRNASSYKNIFTISDVGSIPLEDMITLSDKLQNDRVKLATVQGASTGIGGIFTMAIDIPMILGMSLKTLQEIAIIHGYDPNDKMERIFIVKCLQFASADIVGKEAILEELSSMHKDNNISENMISQLQGWQEVFFTYRDQMGWKKLFQMIPIAGMIFGAFANKGMIQDVAEAGTMLYRKRRIYEKLNELDNF from the coding sequence ATGGAGAATAAAGAAGAATTAGAAATCCAGTTACAAGCCATTCAAGCATGGGAGAAAGATCAAAAAGGTTTATGGTTTTGGGAGAAGCTAGGACGTATACCTTTTAAAATATTAGATAAAATGACACCAGCTTTCATTCAAAATAAAATAGCTGTATTGGTAGATGAATTAGGAAGCTATATTCAATCTGGCGGAAAGTATTTAATCAATGAGCAATCAATGCTACAGAAAATACGCAATGCCTCGTCTTATAAAAATATTTTTACCATTTCGGATGTTGGTAGCATACCTTTGGAAGATATGATTACTCTAAGTGACAAGCTTCAGAACGACCGAGTCAAGCTTGCTACAGTACAGGGTGCCTCTACTGGCATTGGCGGTATCTTTACGATGGCTATTGATATTCCCATGATTTTAGGCATGTCATTAAAAACGCTGCAAGAAATTGCAATTATTCATGGCTATGACCCAAACGATAAAATGGAGCGCATTTTCATTGTTAAATGTCTACAATTCGCTTCTGCCGATATTGTTGGTAAAGAAGCTATCTTAGAAGAACTTTCTTCTATGCATAAAGATAATAATATATCTGAAAATATGATTTCTCAGCTTCAAGGTTGGCAGGAAGTATTTTTTACGTATCGTGATCAAATGGGCTGGAAAAAGTTATTCCAAATGATTCCAATTGCTGGTATGATATTTGGTGCATTTGCAAATAAAGGAATGATTCAAGATGTTGCCGAGGCTGGCACTATGCTATATCGAAAAAGACGAATCTATGAAAAATTAAATGAACTCGATAATTTTTAA